A region of Silurus meridionalis isolate SWU-2019-XX chromosome 13, ASM1480568v1, whole genome shotgun sequence DNA encodes the following proteins:
- the dusp3b gene encoding dual specificity protein phosphatase 3b gives MTDYGVSLQQLNDLLSDENGHFSMPTRDFNEVYTRILLGNESVATNVRLLQQLQVTHILNVADGDSYMHVKTGAEYYVGTGIIYHGIPANDVEYFNLSIYFEECADFIEQALANKEDRGKVYVHCQKGYSRSATVVIAYLMLKHKLDVRAALATVREKREIGPNDGFLWQLCQLNDRLQNEGKL, from the exons ATGACCGACTATGGAGTTTCTTTGCAGCAACTCAATGACCTTTTATCAGACGAAAATGGCCACTTCAGCATGCCAACCAGAGATTTCAATGAAGTCTACACCAGGATTCTGCTTGGAAATGA GTCCGTGGCCACAAATGTGAGACTCCTGCAACAACTGCAAGTTACCCACATTCTTAATGTTGCAGATGGAGACTCCTACATGCATGTGAAGACAGGTGCAGAATATTATGTGGGTACAGGAATTATCTACCACGGAATACCAGCCAATGACGTGGAGTATTTTAATCTCAGCATATACTTCGAAGAGTGTGCAGACTTCATAGAACAGGCCCTGGCAAATAAAGAAGACAGAG GCAAGGTGTATGTGCACTGCCAAAAGGGTTACAGTCGCTCAGCAACGGTCGTCATCGCTTACCTGATGCTGAAGCACAAGCTGGATGTACGAGCTGCTCTGGCtacagtgagagagaaaagggagatTGGACCTAACGATGGTTTCCTGTGGCAGCTCTGTCAACTAAATGACAGACTGCAAAATGAGGGCAAGTTATAA
- the utp4 gene encoding LOW QUALITY PROTEIN: U3 small nucleolar RNA-associated protein 4 homolog (The sequence of the model RefSeq protein was modified relative to this genomic sequence to represent the inferred CDS: inserted 1 base in 1 codon) — protein sequence MGEFKVHRVRFFDYMPSAVRSLAFEPQSQRVAVARSDGSVEIFNVVDHFFQEKVIPGRESRATEALAWVGERLFSGGLNGEIVEYDLDNHKVKYTLDAYGGPIWSIASNKQGTHLAVGCEDGTVKLFEVCESKIQFEKNMAKQKGRIISLSWHPSGLRIAAGMMDMIRIFDTERGQSVHRLLVERGIGTARSKECVVWSVVYLSDGTIVSGDSSGKVKMWDEQTGTLIKSHQVTKWDVLTLSASQDETSVVAGTSEGTIVQFQFLSMVLGQEDKEWVQTRTFKNHTHDVRAVLEINMAIVSGGMDTQIVMRPLLDKIEVKSTATTFRKIHFPHRSLVSCAKKTGVLLFQYPSHLELWRLGESEGTGMPGSSLXIKRKPEKLLHLKTKGEEHISCSAVSPCGEWIAYSTVASFRLYRLHCVNNNISITKVSKLPKILSSANQICFSSDSSHVFVASTCSTVHVAALSKTECKFVTTLKSKSGSGQAIHLLAASEDGKWLASANSAHEIHVYNLTKMKVHCTVPVYSSGVSAMAIHPTTNNLFMVHADQQLFEYSIEQKQYTDWSRLVQRNGLHFLWLERDTPVTNVTFSRKNPAHIVLHDMYMFCVIDQTLPLPNDKSQFFNQLTLRSLPEKERKSKSHAFKVCKTYKELLFAGLMEDQSMVVVERPLLEITAELPPPVRQKKFAT from the exons ATGGGGGAGTTCAAGGTTCATCGTGTCCGCTTCTTCGACTACATGCCCTCGGCTGTCCGTTCTTTGGCCTTTGAGCCGCAGTCTCAGCGGGTCGCGGTGGCACGGTCCGACGGCTCTGTGGAGATCTTCAACGTGGTTGATCACTTCTTTCAGGAAAAG GTGATTCCTGGGCGAGAATCTCGTGCCACTGAGGCTTTGGCCTGGGTCGGAGAGCGCCTCTTTAGTGGCGGGTTAAACGGAGAGATCGTTGAGTACGATTTGGACAACCACAAAGTAAAATACACACTTGATGCTTATGGAGGCCCCATTTGGTCTATAGCAAGCAACAAGCAAGGAACTCATTTGGCT GTTGGTTGTGAGGATGGTACTGTTAAACTTTTTGAGGTGTGTGAAAGTAAAATTCAGTTTGAAAAGAATATGGCCAAACAAAAAGGACGAATCATCTCGCTGTCCTGGCACCCTTCAGGCCTGAGGATCGCTGCAGGGATGATGGATATGATTCGGATCTTTGACACTGAAAGAG GTCAGTCAGTTCACCGGTTGCTGGTGGAGCGTGGAATAGGAACAGCCAGGAGCAAGGAGTGTGTCGTTTGGAGTGTGGTTTACCTCAGCGATGGCACCATCGTCAGCGGAGACTCGTCTGGGAAGGTTAAGATGTGGGATGAGCAAACAGGGACGCTGATTAAAAGCCATCAGGTCACCAAGTGGGACGTTCTAACGTTATCAGCCTCACAG GATGAGACCAGCGTTGTTGCAGGAACGTCAGAGGGAACCATAGTACAGTTTCAGTTCCTCTCCATGGTTCTTGGACAGGAGGATAAAGAGTGGGTCCAAACCAGAACTTTCAAGAACCACACACACGATGTCCGAGCTGTTTTGGAGATCAACATGGCCATTGTGTCAGGAG GAATGGACACCCAGATCGTCATGAGGCCTCTTTTGGATAAAATTGAAGTGAAGAGCACTGCTACTACTTTTCGCAAGATTCATTTTCCTCAT CGAAGTTTAGTGTCCTGTGCCAAGAAAACTGGTGTACTGCTGTTCCAGTACCCATCACATCTGGAGCTGTGGAGACTCGGAGAAAGTGAAGGCACCG GGATGCCTGGAAGTAGTT CCATTAAAAGGAAACCAGAAAAATTACTCCATCTAAAGACAAAG GGTGAGGAGCATATTAGCTGCAGTGCTGTCTCCCCGTGTGGAGAGTGGATCGCTTACTCTACAGTGGCCAGCTTTCGACTGTACAGACTGCATTGTGTCAACAACAACATCAGCATCACAAAG gtTTCTAAGCTCCCAAAAATCCTcagctcagccaatcagatatGCTTCTCTTCAGACTCCTCACACGTGTTTGTGGCTTCCACTTGCTCGACTGTACATGTGGCCGCTCTGAGCAAAACAGAGTGCAAGTTTGTAACCACGCTCAAGTCCAAATCAG GCTCTGGGCAAGCCATTCACCTGTTAGCAGCCAGTGAGGATGGAAAATGGCTGGCCTCAGCCAATAGTGCTCATGAGATTCACGTTTACAACCTGACGAAGATGAAG GTACACTGTACAGTGCCTGTTTATAGCTCCGGAGTCAGCGCCATGGCCATCCATCCAACAACTAACAACCTGTTCATGGTGCATGCAGATCAGCAG CTGTTCGAGTACTCGATAGAGCAAAAACAGTACACTGACTGGAGTCGACTGGTGCAGAGGAACGGACTTCATTTCCTGTGGCTGGAGAGAGACACACCAGTCACTAATGTGACCTTCAGTCGCAAAAACCCAGCCCACATTGTGCTACATGACATGTACATGTTCTGTGTCATTGATCAAACCCTG cCTCTTCCTAATGATAAATCGCAGTTCTTCAATCAGCTGACACTGCGAAGCCTACCTGAGAAGGAAAGGAAATCCAAAAGCCATGCGTTTAAAGTTTGTAAGACTTACAAG GAGCTGCTGTTTGCTGGACTGATGGAGGATCAGTCAATGGTAGTGGTGGAGCGTCCCCTGTTGGAGATCACTGCTGAACTCCCACCACCAGTCAGACAGAAGAAGTTTGCTACAtaa